In Osmerus eperlanus chromosome 17, fOsmEpe2.1, whole genome shotgun sequence, a single genomic region encodes these proteins:
- the shank3b gene encoding SH3 and multiple ankyrin repeat domains protein 3 isoform X8 encodes MPLSPAADAKHDPPDRPRTHAATNGNQLASNVARDDGADNLDDPPGNSIVIRIGIPDLQQTKCLRLDPDAAVWSSKQLVLVTLTQSLADVLNYGLFQPAFNGRAGKFLDEERLLKEYPLPPITPIPYLEFRYKRRVYTQSYVDDKQLAKLHTKANLKRFMEYVHQRNLEKVSRFLEKGLDPNFHDADTGECPLTLAVQLETCADLIKVLRSGGAHLDFRTRDGITALHRAVLCRNALALTTLLDLGASPDYKDSRGLTPLYHSSMVGGDPYCCELLLQDHAHIGSSDENGWQEVHQACRHGNVQHLEHLLFYGADMSSQNASGNTALHLCALYNQDGCARVLLFRGANKDIKNYNNQTAFQVAIIAGNFDLAEIIKIHKTSDVVPFRESPSYTKRRRGGGTRAAGGSGLSSPRSLIRSASDNALESPASTSPGPSLHSLETTPSRPGADSHSLRRHTRRLSPSGKVQQEPSPPPSPPSPRKKRRLYSAVPGRTFIVTRSHTPQGTGEINLHRGERVKVLSIGEGGFWEGSVKGRTGWFPADCVEEVQMRQYDPRLETREDRTKRLFRHYTVGSYDNYSSYSDYVIEEKTAVLQKRDSEGFGFVLRGAKAETPIEEFAPTPAFPALQYLESVDLEGVAWRAGLRTGDFLIEVNGVDVVKVGHRQVVSLIRQGGSQLLMKVVSVSRKPDAHLLRKKAPPPPRRAPSTSLTLRSKSMTAELEEIEKLDDMLAGTQEVVMRTRPSEADFRAATVKQRPTSRRITQAEINSLFERQGMPVPAGLEKVTMQLPRGMSRTKSFGAPEDDRISALIGENRFPRSSSMTDSFIPPPPQTAPPPPPSPYYLESGPPPAFLPPPPPVRGAELARSSFKPGAEPRLHEACDSPTRSHAHAERQRKARSMIILQDSPALLPPGPAPDPAPAPLTSHPVLERRRRGRPVENPYANVGQQAPPSKPQRRKSPLLKQLQVEEGGGANPSRAELYQQQVLSERARIQATPPQGRRSSLFLSVEGAGSESSAPILLTQSHSMDDLGELPPPIPVLSPSPSPQGSTFLHPLTGKPLDPASPLALALAARERALTARTPSPEPRHKRTTPPQTSPEPRHKHITPPLFLDGQVERPETEGGATSPAAPSPERWRPSPLPLPISQVTISVTSETQAPVHIEAQRQVERRRSLTVGSSEEEGGAYTVTLPPALLSSSDEETREELRRIGLVTPPPGFTASPPPTLSASLSLSPRRTQPGEVGGGGGESAPDSGVEEGEDRSASDPHLDTPAPSLPPLPSPDPPQPQPSSSPSPGGPPDPQGLKPRLRSPLGRGRSALRDPLLKQSSDSELLPSSGSSPGRPPRYLFQRRSKLWGGDTGERRPRQGSPEEGRPQAVGGQGLELASRLQLLSKDTHSLGEEPALLDPGRRSPVGGARLFSSLGELNTISQRAYGTTFTVRPGSRYPVTRRSPSPSSERPEALGPGRGFGISPSHHHHHHHHTILKSSSLSLPSEPKEVRFVMRSASARTRSRSPSPSPHASPCPSPVLGGPLLALRPWRQRPLALWSKYDVGDWLESVGLAEHRARFQEHEIEGSHLPALTKEDYAELGVTRVGHRMNIERALRQLLES; translated from the exons ATGCCTCTGAGTCCGGCTGCTGACGCCAAGCATGACCCCCCAGACCGCCCCCGAACACACGCCGCTACCAACGGCAACCAGCTCGCTTCCAACGTCGCCAGGGACGATGGGGCAGATAACCTTGACGACCCCCCTGGAAACAGTATCGTCATCCGCATTGGAATCCCTGACCTGCAACAGACA AAGTGTCTTCGGCTAGACCCAGATGCAGCAGTGTGGAGCAGTAAGCAGCTGGTCCTGGTGACTCTGACCCAGAGCCTGGCGGACGTCCTGAACTACGGACTCTTCCAGCCAGCCTTCAACGGACGCGCTGGGAAGTTCTTAGACGAGGAACGCCTGCTGAAGgagtaccccctccccccaataaCCCCCATCCCCTACCTGGAG TTCCGTTACAAGAGGCGTGTCTACACTCAGAGTTATGTGGATGACAAGCAGCTAGCTAAGCTGCACACCAAG GCCAACCTGAAGAGGTTCATGGAGTACGTGCACCAGAGGAACCTGGAGAAGGTGTCCAGGTTCCTGGAGAAGGGTCTGGACCCCAACTTCCACGATGCAGACACTGGGG aGTGCCCCCTGACCCTGGCGGTTCAGCTGGAGACGTGCGCTGACCTCATCAAGGTTCTGCGGAGCGGAGGAGCTCATCTGGACTTCAGGACCAGAGATGGCATCACCGCCTTGCACAGAGCTGTGCTCTGCAGGAACGCCCTGGCTCTcact acccTGCTGGACCTGGGCGCGTCCCCGGACTACAAGGACAGCCGTGGCCTGACCCCGCTGTACCACAGCAGCATGGTGGGAGGAGACCCGTACTGCTGtgagctgctgctgcaggaccACGCACACATAGGCAGCAGCGACGAGAACGGCTGGCAGGAGGtgcaccag GCGTGTCGTCATGGTAACGTGCAACACCTGGAGCACCTTCTGTTCTACGGAGCGGACATGAGCTCCCAGAATGCATCAGGAAACACAGCACTGCACCTGTGTGCTCTCTACAATCag GATGGCTGTGCAAGGGTTCTACTGTTCCGTGGAGCTAACAAAGACATTAAAAACTACAACAACCAGACTGCctttcag gtcgcCATCATAGCAGGGAACTTTGACTTGGCAGAGatcatcaagatccacaagacATCTGACGTTG TGCCTTTCAGGGAGAGCCCGTCCTACACAAAGCGCCGGCGAGGAGGCGGAACGAGAGCTGCAGGGGGGAGTGGCCTGTCTTCTCCCCGCTCTCTGATTCGCTCAGCCAGTGACAACGCCCTGGAGAGCCCCGCCTCCACGtcccctggcccctccctccacagcctGGAGACCACGCCCAGCCGCCCAGGAGCCGACTCACACAGcctgcgcagacacacacgccgactcag ccccaGTGGCAAGGTACAACAGgagcccagcccccccccctccccccccagcccgcgGAAGAAGAGGAGGCTGTACAGCGCGGTACCTGGACGCACCTTCATAGtgacgcgctcacacacaccccagggcaCCGGGGAGATCAACCTGCACCGAGGGgagagggtcaaag tcCTGAGtataggagagggggggttctgGGAGGGCTCTGTGAAGGGCAGGACCGGATGGTTCCCTGCTGACTGTGTAGAGGAGGTCCAGATGAGGCAGTATGACCCACGtctag agaccagagaggaCCGCACCAAGAGGCTGTTCAGACACTACACTGTAGGATCCTACGACAACTACAGCTCTTACAg CGACTATGTGATCGAGGAGAAGACTGCTGTGCTGCAGAAGAGAGACAGCGAAGGGTTTGGCTTTGTGCTACGAGGAGCtaaag ccgagACCCCCATCGAGGAGTTTGCCCCCACCCCTGCGTTCCCTGCCCTGCAGTACCTGGAGTCTGTTGACCTGGAGGGCGTGGCCTGGAGGGCGGGGCTTAGGACTGGGGACTTCCTGATTGAG gtgaACGGGGTGGATGTGGTGAAGGTGGGCCACAGACAGGTGGTGAGTCTGATCAGACAGGGGGGCAGTCAGCTGCTCATGAAGGTGGTGTCTGTGTCCCGCAAACCTGACGCACACCTGCTGCGCAAGAAAG ccccgccccctcccaggAGAGCTCCCAGCACCTCCCTGACGCTGCGTTCCAAGTCCATGACCGCCGAGCTGGAGGAGAtag AGAAGTTGGATGACATGCTGGCGGgcacacaggaagtggtcatGAGAACCCGGCCCTCTGAGGCGGACTTCCGGGCAGCCACAGTGAAGCAGCGGCCCACCAGCCGGCGTATCACCCAGGCAGAGATCAAC tccCTGTTTGAGAGGCAGGGCATGCCTGTGCCTGCAGGGTTGGAGAAGGTGACCATGCAGCTGCCCAGAGGCATGTCCAGGACCAAGTCTTTTG gcGCTCCAGAAGACGACAGGATCTCTGCTCTGATTGGAGAGAACCGGTTTCCGCGGAGCTCCTCCATGACGGACAGCTTCATTCCGCCCCCTCCCCAGAccgcgccccctcctcccccctccccctactacCTGGAGTCCGGCCCTCCCCCCGCATTTCTACCCCCTCCACCGCCCGTCCGGGGGGCGGAGCTAGCCCGCTCCAGCTTCAAACCGGGGGCGGAGCCTAGGCTGCACGAGGCCTGTGATTCGCCCACGAGGAGCCACGCCCACGCAGAGCGCCAGAGGAAGGCGCGGTCCATGATCATCCTCCAGGACTCCCCCGCCCTGCTGccccccggccccgcccccgaccccgcccccgcccccctgacctctcaccccgtGCTGGAGCGTCGGAGGCGGGGCCGGCCGGTGGAGAACCCCTATGCCAACGTGGGCCAGCAGGCTCCGCCCAGCAAGCCCCAACGCAGGAAGTCTCCACTGCTCAAACAGCTGCAG gtggaggaagggggaggagccaatCCCAGCAGGGCGGAGCTATACCAGCAGCAGGTGCTCTCTGAGCGAGCTCGAATCCAGGCCACGCCCCCTCAGGGCCGacgctcctccctcttcctgtctgtggagGGGGCGGGATCAGAATCCTCAGCTCCTATTCTCCTGACCCAATCACATTCCATGGACGACTTGGGGGAGCTGCCTCCACCAATCCCGGTGctgtccccttccccctccccccagggctcCACCTTCCTGCACCCGCTGACGGGCAAGCCCCTCGACCCCGCCTCCCCGCTGGCACTGGCGTTGGCGGCACGGGAACGAGCGCTCACCGCCCGCACACCGAGCCCAGAACCCCGTCACAAACGCACCACGCCCCCCCAGACAAGCCCCGAACCCCGGCACAAGCACATAACCCCGCCCCTCTTCCTTGACGGGCAGGTGGAGAGACCGGAGACGGAGGGCGGGGCCACCTCCCccgccgccccctcccccgAGCGCTGGaggccctcccccctgcccctgcccatcAGTCAGGTGACCATCAGCGTGACCAGTGAGACCCAGGCGCCCGTGCACATAGAGGCACAGCGtcaggtggagaggaggcggaGCCTAACAGTGGGGAGCTCGGAGGAAGAGGGCGGGGCCTACACCGTGACCCTGCCCCCCGCGCTGCTGTCGTCCAGTGACGAGGAGACGAGGGAGGAGCTTCGTAGGATCGGGCTGGTGACTCCGCCCCCAGGCTTCACTGcgtccccgccccccaccctctctgcctccctcagcctgtctccacGGCGAACCCAGCCTGGCGAGGtggggggaggcggaggggagtCGGCCCCGGActcgggggtggaggagggggaggacaggagtgcCAGCGACCCCCACCTGGACACccccgcccccagcctccccccgctGCCCTCTCCagatcccccccagccccagcccagctcctcccccagccccggggggcccccagacccccagggCCTGAAGCCCCGGCTGCGCTCCCCTCTGGGCCGGGGGCGCTCcgccctcagggaccccctcctCAAGCAGTCCTCCGACAGCGAGCTGCTGCCCTCCAGCGGCTCCAGCCCCGGCCGGCCGCCCCGCTACCTGTTCCAGCGCCGCTCCAAGCTGTGGGGGGGCGACACGGGTGAGAGGCGGCCCAGGCAGGGCAGcccggaggaggggaggccccAGGccgtgggggggcaggggctggagctggcctCAAGGCTGCAGCTGCTCAGTAAGGACACACACTcgctgggggaggagcctgcgCTGCTTGACCCTGGGAGGAGGTCGCCGGTGGGCGGGGCCAG gttGTTCAGCAGTTTGGGGGAGTTAAACACCATATCCCAGAGGGCTTATGGCACCACCTTCACTGTCAGACCAGGAAGTCGCTACCCGGTGACGCGccgcagcccctccccctcctctgagaGGCCGGAGGCCCTGGGGCCTGGGAGGGGTTTTGGGATaagcccctcccaccaccaccaccaccaccaccacaccatcCTCAAGTCCTCCAGCCTCAGCCTGCCGTCCGAACCCAAGGAGGTCCGCTTCGTGATGCGCAGCGCCAGCGCCCGTACACGCTCCcgttctccttccccctccccccacgcctccccctgcccctctcccgtCCTGGGGGGCCCCCTGCTGGCCCTCCGGCCGTGGCGCCAGCGCCCCCTGGCCCTGTGGAGTAAATACGACGTGGGGGACTGGCTGGAGAGCGTGGGGCTGGCGGAGCACCGGGCTCGCTTCCAGGAGCACGAGATCGAGGGCTCGCACCTGCCCGCCCTCACCAAGGAGGACTACGCTGAGCTGGGGGTCACACGCGTCGGGCACCGCATGAACATTGAGAGGGCGCTAAGGCAGCTGCTCGAGAGCTGA
- the shank3b gene encoding SH3 and multiple ankyrin repeat domains protein 3 isoform X6, whose amino-acid sequence MPLSPAADAKHDPPDRPRTHAATNGNQLASNVARDDGADNLDDPPGNSIVIRIGIPDLQQTKCLRLDPDAAVWSSKQLVLVTLTQSLADVLNYGLFQPAFNGRAGKFLDEERLLKEYPLPPITPIPYLEFRYKRRVYTQSYVDDKQLAKLHTKANLKRFMEYVHQRNLEKVSRFLEKGLDPNFHDADTGECPLTLAVQLETCADLIKVLRSGGAHLDFRTRDGITALHRAVLCRNALALTTLLDLGASPDYKDSRGLTPLYHSSMVGGDPYCCELLLQDHAHIGSSDENGWQEVHQACRHGNVQHLEHLLFYGADMSSQNASGNTALHLCALYNQDGCARVLLFRGANKDIKNYNNQTAFQVAIIAGNFDLAEIIKIHKTSDVVPFRESPSYTKRRRGGGTRAAGGSGLSSPRSLIRSASDNALESPASTSPGPSLHSLETTPSRPGADSHSLRRHTRRLSPSGKVQQEPSPPPSPPSPRKKRRLYSAVPGRTFIVTRSHTPQGTGEINLHRGERVKVLSIGEGGFWEGSVKGRTGWFPADCVEEVQMRQYDPRLETREDRTKRLFRHYTVGSYDNYSSYSDYVIEEKTAVLQKRDSEGFGFVLRGAKAETPIEEFAPTPAFPALQYLESVDLEGVAWRAGLRTGDFLIEVNGVDVVKVGHRQVVSLIRQGGSQLLMKVVSVSRKPDAHLLRKKAPPPPRRAPSTSLTLRSKSMTAELEEIASARRRRVEKLDDMLAGTQEVVMRTRPSEADFRAATVKQRPTSRRITQAEINSLFERQGMPVPAGLEKVTMQLPRGMSRTKSFATLSPPAGAPEDDRISALIGENRFPRSSSMTDSFIPPPPQTAPPPPPSPYYLESGPPPAFLPPPPPVRGAELARSSFKPGAEPRLHEACDSPTRSHAHAERQRKARSMIILQDSPALLPPGPAPDPAPAPLTSHPVLERRRRGRPVENPYANVGQQAPPSKPQRRKSPLLKQLQVEEGGGANPSRAELYQQQVLSERARIQATPPQGRRSSLFLSVEGAGSESSAPILLTQSHSMDDLGELPPPIPVLSPSPSPQGSTFLHPLTGKPLDPASPLALALAARERALTARTPSPEPRHKRTTPPQTSPEPRHKHITPPLFLDGQVERPETEGGATSPAAPSPERWRPSPLPLPISQVTISVTSETQAPVHIEAQRQVERRRSLTVGSSEEEGGAYTVTLPPALLSSSDEETREELRRIGLVTPPPGFTASPPPTLSASLSLSPRRTQPGEVGGGGGESAPDSGVEEGEDRSASDPHLDTPAPSLPPLPSPDPPQPQPSSSPSPGGPPDPQGLKPRLRSPLGRGRSALRDPLLKQSSDSELLPSSGSSPGRPPRYLFQRRSKLWGGDTGERRPRQGSPEEGRPQAVGGQGLELASRLQLLSKDTHSLGEEPALLDPGRRSPVGGARCDQDNGDRKA is encoded by the exons ATGCCTCTGAGTCCGGCTGCTGACGCCAAGCATGACCCCCCAGACCGCCCCCGAACACACGCCGCTACCAACGGCAACCAGCTCGCTTCCAACGTCGCCAGGGACGATGGGGCAGATAACCTTGACGACCCCCCTGGAAACAGTATCGTCATCCGCATTGGAATCCCTGACCTGCAACAGACA AAGTGTCTTCGGCTAGACCCAGATGCAGCAGTGTGGAGCAGTAAGCAGCTGGTCCTGGTGACTCTGACCCAGAGCCTGGCGGACGTCCTGAACTACGGACTCTTCCAGCCAGCCTTCAACGGACGCGCTGGGAAGTTCTTAGACGAGGAACGCCTGCTGAAGgagtaccccctccccccaataaCCCCCATCCCCTACCTGGAG TTCCGTTACAAGAGGCGTGTCTACACTCAGAGTTATGTGGATGACAAGCAGCTAGCTAAGCTGCACACCAAG GCCAACCTGAAGAGGTTCATGGAGTACGTGCACCAGAGGAACCTGGAGAAGGTGTCCAGGTTCCTGGAGAAGGGTCTGGACCCCAACTTCCACGATGCAGACACTGGGG aGTGCCCCCTGACCCTGGCGGTTCAGCTGGAGACGTGCGCTGACCTCATCAAGGTTCTGCGGAGCGGAGGAGCTCATCTGGACTTCAGGACCAGAGATGGCATCACCGCCTTGCACAGAGCTGTGCTCTGCAGGAACGCCCTGGCTCTcact acccTGCTGGACCTGGGCGCGTCCCCGGACTACAAGGACAGCCGTGGCCTGACCCCGCTGTACCACAGCAGCATGGTGGGAGGAGACCCGTACTGCTGtgagctgctgctgcaggaccACGCACACATAGGCAGCAGCGACGAGAACGGCTGGCAGGAGGtgcaccag GCGTGTCGTCATGGTAACGTGCAACACCTGGAGCACCTTCTGTTCTACGGAGCGGACATGAGCTCCCAGAATGCATCAGGAAACACAGCACTGCACCTGTGTGCTCTCTACAATCag GATGGCTGTGCAAGGGTTCTACTGTTCCGTGGAGCTAACAAAGACATTAAAAACTACAACAACCAGACTGCctttcag gtcgcCATCATAGCAGGGAACTTTGACTTGGCAGAGatcatcaagatccacaagacATCTGACGTTG TGCCTTTCAGGGAGAGCCCGTCCTACACAAAGCGCCGGCGAGGAGGCGGAACGAGAGCTGCAGGGGGGAGTGGCCTGTCTTCTCCCCGCTCTCTGATTCGCTCAGCCAGTGACAACGCCCTGGAGAGCCCCGCCTCCACGtcccctggcccctccctccacagcctGGAGACCACGCCCAGCCGCCCAGGAGCCGACTCACACAGcctgcgcagacacacacgccgactcag ccccaGTGGCAAGGTACAACAGgagcccagcccccccccctccccccccagcccgcgGAAGAAGAGGAGGCTGTACAGCGCGGTACCTGGACGCACCTTCATAGtgacgcgctcacacacaccccagggcaCCGGGGAGATCAACCTGCACCGAGGGgagagggtcaaag tcCTGAGtataggagagggggggttctgGGAGGGCTCTGTGAAGGGCAGGACCGGATGGTTCCCTGCTGACTGTGTAGAGGAGGTCCAGATGAGGCAGTATGACCCACGtctag agaccagagaggaCCGCACCAAGAGGCTGTTCAGACACTACACTGTAGGATCCTACGACAACTACAGCTCTTACAg CGACTATGTGATCGAGGAGAAGACTGCTGTGCTGCAGAAGAGAGACAGCGAAGGGTTTGGCTTTGTGCTACGAGGAGCtaaag ccgagACCCCCATCGAGGAGTTTGCCCCCACCCCTGCGTTCCCTGCCCTGCAGTACCTGGAGTCTGTTGACCTGGAGGGCGTGGCCTGGAGGGCGGGGCTTAGGACTGGGGACTTCCTGATTGAG gtgaACGGGGTGGATGTGGTGAAGGTGGGCCACAGACAGGTGGTGAGTCTGATCAGACAGGGGGGCAGTCAGCTGCTCATGAAGGTGGTGTCTGTGTCCCGCAAACCTGACGCACACCTGCTGCGCAAGAAAG ccccgccccctcccaggAGAGCTCCCAGCACCTCCCTGACGCTGCGTTCCAAGTCCATGACCGCCGAGCTGGAGGAGAtag catcagccaggaggaggagagtgg AGAAGTTGGATGACATGCTGGCGGgcacacaggaagtggtcatGAGAACCCGGCCCTCTGAGGCGGACTTCCGGGCAGCCACAGTGAAGCAGCGGCCCACCAGCCGGCGTATCACCCAGGCAGAGATCAAC tccCTGTTTGAGAGGCAGGGCATGCCTGTGCCTGCAGGGTTGGAGAAGGTGACCATGCAGCTGCCCAGAGGCATGTCCAGGACCAAGTCTTTTG ctactctgtctccccctgcaggcGCTCCAGAAGACGACAGGATCTCTGCTCTGATTGGAGAGAACCGGTTTCCGCGGAGCTCCTCCATGACGGACAGCTTCATTCCGCCCCCTCCCCAGAccgcgccccctcctcccccctccccctactacCTGGAGTCCGGCCCTCCCCCCGCATTTCTACCCCCTCCACCGCCCGTCCGGGGGGCGGAGCTAGCCCGCTCCAGCTTCAAACCGGGGGCGGAGCCTAGGCTGCACGAGGCCTGTGATTCGCCCACGAGGAGCCACGCCCACGCAGAGCGCCAGAGGAAGGCGCGGTCCATGATCATCCTCCAGGACTCCCCCGCCCTGCTGccccccggccccgcccccgaccccgcccccgcccccctgacctctcaccccgtGCTGGAGCGTCGGAGGCGGGGCCGGCCGGTGGAGAACCCCTATGCCAACGTGGGCCAGCAGGCTCCGCCCAGCAAGCCCCAACGCAGGAAGTCTCCACTGCTCAAACAGCTGCAG gtggaggaagggggaggagccaatCCCAGCAGGGCGGAGCTATACCAGCAGCAGGTGCTCTCTGAGCGAGCTCGAATCCAGGCCACGCCCCCTCAGGGCCGacgctcctccctcttcctgtctgtggagGGGGCGGGATCAGAATCCTCAGCTCCTATTCTCCTGACCCAATCACATTCCATGGACGACTTGGGGGAGCTGCCTCCACCAATCCCGGTGctgtccccttccccctccccccagggctcCACCTTCCTGCACCCGCTGACGGGCAAGCCCCTCGACCCCGCCTCCCCGCTGGCACTGGCGTTGGCGGCACGGGAACGAGCGCTCACCGCCCGCACACCGAGCCCAGAACCCCGTCACAAACGCACCACGCCCCCCCAGACAAGCCCCGAACCCCGGCACAAGCACATAACCCCGCCCCTCTTCCTTGACGGGCAGGTGGAGAGACCGGAGACGGAGGGCGGGGCCACCTCCCccgccgccccctcccccgAGCGCTGGaggccctcccccctgcccctgcccatcAGTCAGGTGACCATCAGCGTGACCAGTGAGACCCAGGCGCCCGTGCACATAGAGGCACAGCGtcaggtggagaggaggcggaGCCTAACAGTGGGGAGCTCGGAGGAAGAGGGCGGGGCCTACACCGTGACCCTGCCCCCCGCGCTGCTGTCGTCCAGTGACGAGGAGACGAGGGAGGAGCTTCGTAGGATCGGGCTGGTGACTCCGCCCCCAGGCTTCACTGcgtccccgccccccaccctctctgcctccctcagcctgtctccacGGCGAACCCAGCCTGGCGAGGtggggggaggcggaggggagtCGGCCCCGGActcgggggtggaggagggggaggacaggagtgcCAGCGACCCCCACCTGGACACccccgcccccagcctccccccgctGCCCTCTCCagatcccccccagccccagcccagctcctcccccagccccggggggcccccagacccccagggCCTGAAGCCCCGGCTGCGCTCCCCTCTGGGCCGGGGGCGCTCcgccctcagggaccccctcctCAAGCAGTCCTCCGACAGCGAGCTGCTGCCCTCCAGCGGCTCCAGCCCCGGCCGGCCGCCCCGCTACCTGTTCCAGCGCCGCTCCAAGCTGTGGGGGGGCGACACGGGTGAGAGGCGGCCCAGGCAGGGCAGcccggaggaggggaggccccAGGccgtgggggggcaggggctggagctggcctCAAGGCTGCAGCTGCTCAGTAAGGACACACACTcgctgggggaggagcctgcgCTGCTTGACCCTGGGAGGAGGTCGCCGGTGGGCGGGGCCAG ATGTGACCAGGACAATGGAGACCGTAAAGCGTAG